In a single window of the Vitis vinifera cultivar Pinot Noir 40024 chromosome 6, ASM3070453v1 genome:
- the LOC100241684 gene encoding linoleate 13S-lipoxygenase 2-1, chloroplastic, giving the protein METCVSLPGSYCCINRKGRPNNTYRTPMATQVHRPHLVGIFFLPNKPCIHSRSWPSFSVRPWPQPQKKYRKNTRVGYVPSNIKAVAVAVAEAEASGTEISTSVKATAGVTMKSPNLLGGSLLLELVSAELDPQTGSQKKPINANAHQVLPKDGPEGGPKDGPKNGPKDAIFESKFVIPGDFGEIGAVLVENEHSSEIYLQHIILDGLPNGPIRFHCGSWIEPKSDNSRKRLFFTNKLYLPSQTPEGLKNLREKELDSLRGNDEGEHKTSNRIYDYDVYNDLGDPNNPKLARPVLGGSKQYPYPRRCGTGHLQYKTDPCSKMSNSFYVPRDEKFSGVKEKSFRGKTIECGWHAAIAHLDNPTKSEFLYLSDIFKLYYEGINLSSPVNRGFWQRVWNVLLNVKDDFLKFKPPALFLKDKFSWLWDEEFSRQTLAGINPCSIKLVTEWPLKSTLDPDVYGPPESAITTELVEREIRAFMTIDEALEQKKLFIIDYHDLLLPYVSKVRQIEGTTLYGSRALFFLTPDGTLKPLAIELTRPPIEGKPQWKQVFTPTSESTGRWLWRLAKVHFLAHDSGYHQLVSHWLRTHCVTEPYIIATNRQLSVMHPIYRLLHPHFRYTMHINARARESLINAEGIIESSFSPGKYSVELSSVAYDQQWRFDREALPADLINRGIAVEDPDAPHGLKLLIEDYPFANDGLILWDALKQWVADYVNYYYKDASMVQSDPELQAWWTEIRTKGHEDKKDEPWWPNLQTPDDLIGIITTITWVTSGHHSAVNFGQYAFAGYFPNRPSIARTNMPCEEPTEEGWQRFLDNPNSELLACFPSKLQATRIMATLDLLSEHSSDEEYIGKDRKLTWDEEPVIKEAFNRFSAKLEELERTIDDRNKDNSLKNRNGAGVVPYELLKGVPYSISI; this is encoded by the exons ATGGAGACATGTGTCTCTCTTCCTGGTTCCTACTGCTGTATAAACAGAAAAGGTCGACCTAATAACACTTATCGAACACCCATGGCAACTCAGGTCCACCGGCCACATCTTGTGGGGATATTCTTCTTACCGAACAAACCATGCATCCACAGTCGCAGTTGGCCTTCATTTTCCGTAAGGCCATGGCCACAACCCCagaaaaaatataggaaaaacaCCAGGGTTGGCTATGTCCCCAGCAACATTAAAGCAGTAGCAGTAGCAGTAGCAGAAGCAGAAGCAAGTGGAACCGAGATTTCCACTTCTGTCAAGGCAACTGCAGGAGTTACCatgaaatcaccaaacttgCTTGGCGGATCACTCCTTTTAGAGCTTGTTAGTGCAGAGCTTGATCCTC AGACGGGATCACAGAAGAAGCCGATTAACGCGAATGCTCACCAAGTACTCCCAAAGGATGGCCCAGAGGGTGGCCCAAAGGATGGCCCAAAGAATGGCCCAAAGGATGCGATTTTTGAGTCAAAATTTGTGATTCCTGGTGACTTTGGGGAGATTGGTGCAGTTCTAGTGGAGAATGAACACTCCAGTGAGATCTACCTCCAGCATATAATCCTCGATGGCCTCCCAAATGGCCCTATTAGATTTCACTGCGGTTCATGGATTGAGCCCAAATCTGATAATTCTAGGAAGAGGCTCTTTTTCACCAACAAG TTATACTTACCATCACAAACACCAGAAGGCTTGAAGAACTTAAGAGAAAAGGAACTTGATAGTTTGCGAGGCAATGATGAAGGAGAGCACAAGACCTCTAATAGGATCTATGATTATGACGTATATAATGATTTGGGTGACCCTAACAATCCTAAATTGGCGCGACCGGTGCTTGGTGGCAGCAAACAATATCCATACCCTAGACGATGTGGAACTGGACATCTACAATATAAGACTG ATCCTTGTTCAAAGATGAGTAACAGCTTCTATGTGCCAAGGGATGAAAAATTCTCTGGGGTGAAGGAGAAATCATTTAGAGGAAAGACAATAGAATGCGGGTGGCACGCGGCAATTGCGCATCTAGACAATCCAACAAAGAGTGAATTTCTATACCTCTCAGATATATTCAAATTATACTACGAAGGAATCAACTTGAGTAGTCCTGTGAATCGAGGATTTTGGCAACGGGTTTGGAACGTCTTGCTTAATGTTAAAGATGATTTCCTGAAATTTAAACCCCCTGCACTGTTTCTCA AGGACAAGTTTTCTTGGTTGTGGGATGAAGAATTCTCACGCCAAACTCTTGCCGGTATTAACCCATGTAGTATAAAGTTGGTTACG GAGTGGCCATTAAAGAGCACACTGGACCCTGATGTCTATGGTCCTCCTGAGTCGGCAATCACCACAGAGTTGGTCGAGCGAGAGATAAGAGCCTTCATGACTATTGACGAG GCATTAGAACAAAAGAAGCTATTCATAATAGATTACCACGACTTGTTATTACCATATGTGAGCAAAGTGAGGCAGATCGAAGGGACAACACTGTATGGTTCCAGGGCACTTTTTTTCCTAACCCCTGACGGCACCTTGAAGCCTCTAGCCATCGAACTCACGCGCCCACCAATAGAGGGGAAGCCACAGTGGAAGCAAGTTTTCACTCCCACATCGGAATCTACAGGTCGCTGGCTATGGAGGTTAGCCAAAGTTCATTTCCTCGCTCATGACTCCGGTTATCATCAGCTTGTTAGTCACTG GTTGAGAACTCACTGTGTAACAGAACCTTACATAATTGCAACAAATCGGCAACTCAGTGTAATGCACCCCATCTACAGACTATTACATCCTCATTTCCGGTACACAATGCATATCAATGCTCGTGCTCGAGAAAGTCTCATCAATGCGGAGGGGATCATTGAGTCTTCATTCTCACCCGGCAAGTATTCTGTGGAGCTTAGCTCAGTAGCTTATGACCAGCAGTGGCGGTTTGATAGGGAAGCCCTGCCAGCAGACCTAATAAACAG GGGCATTGCTGTTGAGGATCCAGATGCTCCCCATGGCCTAAAGCTACTGATCGAAGACTATCCTTTCGCCAATGATGGTCTGATCCTTTGGGATGCCTTAAAACAATGGGTTGCAGACTATGTCAATTACTACTACAAGGATGCGAGCATGGTACAGTCTGATCCAGAGCTCCAAGCATGGTGGACGGAAATCCGAACCAAAGGTCATGAGGATAAAAAAGATGAACCATGGTGGCCAAACCTCCAAACACCCGACGACCTCATTGGAATTATCACAACAATAACTTGGGTAACCTCTGGTCACCATTCCGCAGTCAACTTTGGACAATATGCTTTTGCTGGTTACTTCCCCAATAGGCCTTCCATTGCTAGAACCAATATGCCCTGTGAAGAACCAACAGAAGAAGGATGGCAACGATTTTTGGACAATCCCAATTCTGAACTCTTGGCATGCTTCCCTTCAAAGCTACAGGCAACAAGGATTATGGCCACTTTAGATCTGTTGTCAGAGCATTCCTCAGATGAGGAGTACATAGGAAAGGATAGGAAGCTAACATGGGATGAAGAACCGGTTATAAAGGAAGCATTTAACCGGTTTTCTGCAAAGTTAGAGGAGTTGGAAAGAACTATTGATGATAGGAATAAAGACAACAGTTTGAAGAACAGAAACGGAGCTGGGGTGGTTCCATATGAGCTCTTGAAGGGAGTTCCATACAGCATCTCCATTTGA